GCCTCAgcaccagtttttgtttttaagattaaaaatttaggggtgtgtgtgtgtgtgtacgtgcagcTGCCCTTGGAGTCCAGATGTGTTGActcccctgggagctggagttacagtaaGCTGCCTAGTGCAGCACTGGAGACCAAACTTGgttcttctgtaagagcagtttgtgctcctaacctctgagctatctgcCAGCCCCTTTAACACCTCTTTAATATAATTGTTTAACattatttaaacaatatttatttataatctatgtgcgttggtgttttgcctgcatgtctgtctgtatgagggcattggatccctggagtcacagacagttgtgagctgccatgtgggtcctgggaattgaacccaggacctttggaagaacagcagtgctcttaaccactgagccatctctgtagcccctcAACACGTTTTAttggggagtttggggaaaaTTTAGAGCAGGTGTTAGGGGTGCCAGGCAACTCGGCAGGAGGGGAGAGtgcaggggagaggagggtgTTACCTggcatggggtgtgtgtgtgtgggggtgtctctgagGAACTGATGAGAAATGCTGCCAGCCTAGAAAGATGCCCTGCTGCTGCGGGGCAGTGAAGACAGACATTGTCCCCAGGTGGATGGGTACAGGGGCCCTCAGCTGGATCTGCGACTCCTCAGAGCATCATGGCTGCAAGGATGAATGCCCGAGCTGACCTCTGTTCCCTGCCAGCCATCAACCCATCCCCCAAGTGTGCAGGTGAGACAGtgcccagggctggagagccAGCTCGGTGAGTGAAGAGGCTGccaacaagcctgatgacctgaacttGACCCCCcatccacatggtgaaaggaaagaacccaCTCCTGCAAGGTGTACTCTGAGCTCCCCACATCCGGTTCTCCACCCCTTTGAGGTCAAATGGCCCTTCACAGGGGTTGCCGAAGTCCATTGGAAaatacagatgtttatattacagttcattacagtagcaaaatgacagttaggaagtagcaacgaaatcattttatggttgggggtcaccacagcatgaggaactgtgttaaagggtcacagcactaggaagtttgagaaccactggtctacacAAACTGAAGAGATCATTGTGAATGTCTCTTTCAACCCATGTTGTGTGGCacactaccatctgtaactccagtttcttctGTGGATtcccacactcacatgtacattttcacacactgacacacaattaaaataaatgttttttaaaaagtcactgtCTCCTTATAAGTCGCTTTCTCCTTTTGTTATATTCTGAGCTTGGTCTATTGGATGTTTTGGTTTTTGACGTGGTctcacagctcaggctggcctggaactcagtacatagctgagggtgactttgaactcatgatcctcctacctctcccgagagtgctgggatcagaagtGTGTGCTATCAGGTCTGGCttggcctgtttttgttttgacacagtTTACCCACTGGCATCCATACATGAAGCAGTTCTCGGGCTCAGTAACCTGAAGATGCCTGTCACGGTAAGGTGGTCCCTGCTTGAGGAGAGAAGGAAGCTACAGACAAGCTGGTTAGGTCCCTGGTGTATCACAGCAGGAGGGCCAAGATGCTGAAACAGCAAGTGTGGAGGGGAGCCACACAGGATCCCCCTTTTTTGTTCAGCTGGGGGCGGGCTGCAAAGCCACCTTTGACTAATACCATCCGGGAGAAGGCAGTACGTCCTGGAAGTCCTGAAGGGCTGGTCAGCTAGGACAGACGGATCCTGAGGCGCACACTGGAGTGGGTCACAAGGGCACCGTAGTGTCCCACCCAGGAACGCGTGTCTCTCCCATACTGCTCAAAAGACACATATCGGATGCCTTTGCCAAAGTCAGTGAAGACATGAGAGACCTGTGGGAAAGGGGTGACAGGCTGAGGCTGGTGGgcccctcttcctccatctcagcAGACTCCTGAGCACCCAGAGGGTACCTGGCTATACTCTAGGTGCTGGGGGCTAGATGCTGAAGACTGGTGATCGGGGAGACCAGTGGGCATGCTCCAGGAGGGAGGCAGGTATgaacatggaggaggaggtgaaaaGTGACCATGAAGAGGCTTCATGGAGGTGATACTGGAGGAGAGATGAGGACTGGGAGCCACATGAGGTTCTGGAGAAAGTGTTGCAGACGATCGATCAACTGTCGGTGCAGAGACCGTGAGCTAAGAGAGGCTGCCACAGACTGAGTGGAGAAGCAGGAGGTGGGCGAGGCAGGTGTGAGGCCATGTGGGGCTCTGTGGGCCATAATGAGCCACAGACTTTGGCACCCTCCCCCACTGTGGCCTTCACCCATTTGTTACTGATTGATTGAGAGAGGTTCTATAAAGCCCTGGCTAGTCtcagactcagagacccacctgcctctgcttctcaagtgctggaactaaaggcccATACCGCCACTTATTTATGTTGAGACACGgtttcaggtagcccaggctggccttgaactcactaaacCTGAAGaagtccttgaactcctgatcctcctgctcagcctctcaagtgctgtaaTTTGAAGTGcgtaccaccaggcctggctcctgcGTGCTTTGGGGACTTAAGGCCAGTCACCCTCTCTGTGGCTCAGTTTCTCAACCCTAGGATAGTAACAGGGCAAGGACTTTGGTTCGTGCATTACAGCACCTTAAACAGTACCTTGaatacagtaggtgctcaataaatgctctAATCAAATGATTAATCAGTAAGCCTCTTAGAGCAGGGTCGAGACGTACTGTAGTTAAGGGATTGATAATTGGCAGTTGTTACCACAGACCCCATCAATGAAGCGGGAAACCCAGCAAGGTGATTGTTGGGCGCAGGCCTTGGAGCTAGAGGGCAGTCGGGACTTACTTGTCGGCAGCTGCTCTCAGTCCACTGAAGTACCGGGTTGGGTGAGGCCGAGAACTTGACCACTTCATTTTCATATTCATCCAGCAGGCGGACCCGCAGCCTGTAGACACAGCCGCAGTTCTCACGGGCGCCCCACCTGCCAGGTGGTAGTGCGTTTTCAGGTCCCTGCCCCCCAGCCAGCTCtccggggtgggaggagggaggctgcgGGCTGGGCTTTCCTGCAGCTGAACCAAGGTCCTATCCACTTGCACAGCCATTAGTGCGTTTGGGCACTTTAGAAGATGGGCCCCAGTCGGGGGCCAGAGCCAAGACGAGGGGGCGGAGCCAAGCCTGAGAAAAGGGCCGGGAAGACTGTGTTGCTCCTTTGAGCGGGTGGAACTACAGTGCTCTAGGGAGGAGCCACGCCCAGGCAGGAAGAGTTGACTTGGAGAAGAAACCAGAGGCCAAGAGAAGAGACCAAATGCCTCCAGCTAGGGTTCTTAGGCCAGTGTTGCCAACTCGTCAGAAGCCTTGACTAGCCACAAGATTTTAGGGCCGGCGCTGAGTGGAATGATAGCATGGAGCCAGTCCGTGGGCTCGTGCGCGCaacccatgcctgcctgcttgggaagagggagaaaaggagtgCAGGAACGGGCCTGGGATGCAACAGGGCTCCTCCCTCCTAGTTCTGCAGCTGTATCTCCCAGGAAAGGGGGCCCAACCCTGTGGCTGATGGGGCGagactgagctatccctccagcccactcTAGTTAGCATCGCTGTGGCTCGGGCGCCCCGCCAGCCTCCGCTCACCAGTCAGCTATGCAGATCTCAATCTGGGCACTGTCCAGTAGCTCCTGCCACACTCCCTCCATCAACAGGTCCACCAGCTGCCTCTTGAAGCACCATCTGGGAGGGAGATGCCAGGGCTGAGACACAGTCTAAAACCACTTCCTCCACGAAGTCTCTCCTGATCACCCTGCTTTTCAGGACAGGAAGGTGTGTGGTGGACGATGCATCTCCCGTCACActatcccctcccccatttccacctAGCCCCGCCCCCAGGAGGCTGATCTTCATGATAGTCTCCTTACCCCTGATGTTGGCGGGGCCAGGATATGTATATAAATAGGTCCACACACTAGACAACTGAGCAGGGAGTTCTGGGGCCTCCCAAGATTCTGGGGCCCCAAAGATAACACAGAAGCTTGTTAGTGGAAAAAGCTGTGTCAGCACAAACTTAGGCATGCGTGAGAACTTCGGAAATGACAGAGgaagtgggcatggtggtgtgggGCCTGTACTGCCAGTACATAGGAagtggagcaggaggatcaggaattcaagaccagcctcaccTACacaaagttcaaagtcagcctggtctatatgagaccctgtctcaggagaaaaaaaaatcagaaattctGGAGCCAGATTATCTGGGTTCAAATTCTAACTCtactatttatttagtatgtatttctttactttgagtcaggatctcactatgtggacctgactgtcctggaacttatgtagaccaggctgacctcaaactcacagagatccgcctgcctctgccttgggagTGCTGGGATAAGGGTGTGCGTCACTATTCCCAGCCCACCAATTTACTAGACATTAGCTCTCCTCTGTGCTTTAGTTTGTCATAAGCTgaggaaagaaaaacacccaTGTTGACGGACTTAACAGACTGTAAAAGTGAGACCATGGCCCAGTGGAAGAGTGCTTTGCCTATCATTCCTGGAGACCTGGATTTCCTTCCTAGTATCAcaaagaccaccaccaccacaaccaaaaCAAAGACAAGTCAGATGtgatgtggtagcacacgcttggAATCCCGGCATGCTGGAGGTCAGagattcaaggttatcctctgctaCAAAGCATGTTAGAGGCCACTCTGGCCTACctaagaccctatctccaaaccagggctagggagacggctcagttggtaaaatgcttgcctcgCGGgaagacctgaattccatccccaacAACCACATAAGACACCAGAGTGCCATCACCAGGGgctctggcgccctcttctggtctctttgggcacctgcactcacaaacACAGCACACCTCTCCACATAtacacaggaaggagggaaggggagagtgaCAAGCAGCCTGAAGTAGGTCCCTCCCCCTCTTTGGACCCTCACTCTAGGCACCAGGGGCCACTCACTCAAAAGAAGTCACAAAGCAGGTCTGGGAAGGAGCGCCTGACACCACTGTCAAATTCTTTTCCACGGCCCAGCCGTTCCCTCCGTGCTCCACTTCCCAGCCTCTGAAGCCCTCTGTAGAAAACAACGGGGCAGAATATAAAGCATTCGCCTGCCCCTCGAGGGGCAGGGGCCTCGCAGTTTGCCCTGTCCATACCCCCCGCCCCAGTACATTTCAAATCTGGGGCGTCTTACTAAACCCATCCTCCAAGTTCCTGTATCCTGGCCCCACCGACCCGGCCACCCAACCAGCTTCTGCTTTCAAAAGCTTTCTGACCCACTGAGTCTCAGAGCCCCATCTTTCTGCGCACGCCTCCAGCCTTCTGCCTTGCCCCGCCCACCCTCTCAGGTTGGCGCACTCTGATACGCTTAGTGCTTTATGCAAACCCCTCCTTCCACCCGCGCCCAATCCGCTTTGTCTTAGCCCGCCTCAGGCCACGCCCTCCGACCGGGACTCCTCCCCTAGTTGTCCTTCAGTCCCGCCCCCTGCCTGCGTCCCCTCGGCTTTAGGTCCCGCCTCCTAAGCGTTAGAACTCGCTCTCTAGGGGTAGGCCCCGCCCACAGCCAGAAGGCCCCGCCCCCGGGACCCACGCTCTCCGCAGGAGTTGAAGATGAGGTTGCGACCCAGCGGTGCGCGCAGGCAGAAACGGGCCAGAGCGCAGAACGGGAACTCGTCCTGATGGTCATCGTCGGCGGGGCAGCGCTGGGCCAAGGCGTAGAGGGCTCTGCCCTCCGCACTGCGGTCGCGGGCCAGCTGCAGCAGCCACACGCTCGAGCCATCCACCACGTCGCGCCAGGCTCGGCACACGGGCCGGCAGCGCGTCACTAACGCGCGGGGAGGCACGTGGCTCAGCACCTGCACCAGCAGCTCCGGGGGCAGCGTGGCCAGAGTCACGCGCGGAGCTTCGGGCACCTGCCGTCGCGAGGGTCGGGCTCCCATGTCCCGCCACTGGCGTCCTCTGGGTGCCGAGGGGTTGGCGGCTCAGCCTCCCTGGGTAACGAGGTTCAGGATGCCTGGCTGCAGACAAGATAGAGCAAATCCGTTCGCCTGGGGCCAAAGACACCTCCAAATCTAACCCAGTCCCAGCGgggtgtggtggaacatgcctgtaatcacagcactttggaggcagaggcaggaggattgccatgaatttgaggccagcctgtctcacaTAGTGAAACCTGTTAAAAACAGCAAAGCTCTGTGTGCAGTCTACTTGGGCCGtggaattcactgtgtatttCCAGCAAAGTCGCTTTCTTCTAAACATCTTTTCTAGAATCCGGTTCTCCTCTTATGCCCCTTCCAAACCACTAGTGTCCTTGCTCCTTGGAGCTGTGTCCAGGCCATTCGGCCTCTCCTCTCCCGAAGTCCCCACTGCAGATCTCAGTTGGGGGCAGCAGGTCCACCGCTCCCTTTTTGTCCTTCACTGTCTCGGGCGTCTCAGAGTTCCACCAGCCTTCCAGCCCACTGTGGTCTCCAATCGTGGCCCTactgccctccactgccctcAGCCCCTCGCTCTTTACCCAGCTTCAGCTCCACGGCCGATCTTAAGGGCCTCACATGCATTCCTGACCCTTTGGCTTTCGCGCCTAGTGATGTCTGAACTCCAACTCCGAGTCCCCTGAGCCTGCACCCACAGGAAACATAGTCTTCCTTGGCAGCCTCACCTCTCCGTGAGGCTGACCCCTGTCACCCTTCCAGCGGCCAGGGAGTCAGACGCTCATGTTCATTAtcagctccctctctctcccttcctccttccctttctcttccctgtggAGCCCATACTGTTGTCCTCTAGACCAGGATCCCTCTCCACCCGCCAAGTGGCCATACCACTTTTGTAAAGCTCCTCCGTCTCCATTAAAGAGTGACAAAACCCCAAACTGAAGTTAGATGGTCCCTAGAACCAGAGTGACTTGTTTCCCtaaattctttctgtttcttttgtgggttttttgtttggttttggttgtgataggatctcactatgtagccctggctggcctggaattccccatgtagaccagactggccttgaactcacagagatccacttgcgtCTGCTGGGAttcaagttgtgtgccaccatgcctggctctttttctagatttttgaCTTCCCTGCCCCATTGACATCCCACTCCACCCCTGATGGTGGCCCTGAGATAATTTTTCGGATCACCTGGTTATTTCTAACTGACTCTCACTGGTTAGCCATAGCAATGGCTGACAGCAGATCAAAAGGGAAAACTTTTAGTCCACTTACCCTGTTTTCTGACTGTTTAACTACTCCCGCCTGGAAGTGTACTAGGAGCTACCTGTTTCCTGAACTAGAGACTCCGCTCCATAGGCCTTTTCTTGAATACAGCCTTCCTTTGTCTGTGCAGAGTCTTGCAGACTCCCCTGTCTCTGTTCACATCCCCAACTCCCAATGCGAGGTTGTAATTCCGGGCTCTGTGCGCGCTGGCCGGTGACTCCATCACTGGGCTGCACTTCAGCTCCCCACTGCTGAGTTCTAGGTGGTGCCTCTACAATTGATCCAGGCCACACCTGGCTCCTCTTGAGAGTAAAAACTGCCCCGGACCCATACTTGGCTGTGCACGGTGGtgcgtgcctgtaaccccagaattcAGGGGTGGGAAGCAGGACATCCTAAGTCCTAGATCAGCCTGAACTATGCAGTGAAAATCTCAAAGCTCCAAGGGCTAACA
The nucleotide sequence above comes from Peromyscus maniculatus bairdii isolate BWxNUB_F1_BW_parent chromosome 1, HU_Pman_BW_mat_3.1, whole genome shotgun sequence. Encoded proteins:
- the Fbxo17 gene encoding F-box only protein 17 isoform X2 produces the protein MGARPSRRQVPEAPRVTLATLPPELLVQVLSHVPPRALVTRCRPVCRAWRDVVDGSSVWLLQLARDRSAEGRALYALAQRCPADDDHQDEFPFCALARFCLRAPLGRNLIFNSCGEQGFRGWEVEHGGNGWAVEKNLTVVSGAPSQTCFVTSFEWCFKRQLVDLLMEGVWQELLDSAQIEICIADWLRVRLLDEYENEVVKFSASPNPVLQWTESSCRQVSHVFTDFGKGIRYVSFEQYGRDTRSWVGHYGALVTHSSVRLRIRLS
- the Fbxo17 gene encoding F-box only protein 17 isoform X3; this translates as MGARPSRRQVPEAPRVTLATLPPELLVQVLSHVPPRALVTRCRPVCRAWRDVVDGSSVWLLQLARDRSAEGRALYALAQRCPADDDHQDEFPFCALARFCLRAPLGRNLIFNSCGEQGFRGWEVEHGGNGWAVEKNLTVVSGAPSQTCFVTSFEWCFKRQLVDLLMEGVWQELLDSAQIEICIADWWGARENCGCVYRLRVRLLDEYENEVVKFSASPNPVLQWTESSCRQG
- the Fbxo17 gene encoding F-box only protein 17 isoform X1, which gives rise to MGARPSRRQVPEAPRVTLATLPPELLVQVLSHVPPRALVTRCRPVCRAWRDVVDGSSVWLLQLARDRSAEGRALYALAQRCPADDDHQDEFPFCALARFCLRAPLGRNLIFNSCGEQGFRGWEVEHGGNGWAVEKNLTVVSGAPSQTCFVTSFEWCFKRQLVDLLMEGVWQELLDSAQIEICIADWWGARENCGCVYRLRVRLLDEYENEVVKFSASPNPVLQWTESSCRQVSHVFTDFGKGIRYVSFEQYGRDTRSWVGHYGALVTHSSVRLRIRLS